One Brevibacillus choshinensis genomic window carries:
- a CDS encoding S-layer homology domain-containing protein: MKMLWKGLGTSFMMVGITIGQSLWGGTWSVYPAAAAQPLQTMTDYATHPAKDAILLGLQKGFIWKYPDGRFYPDKQIVQSQFVASLVAIRGIKETAPVPELPAGHWAKGTYERAQKAGILTNIKIDPNKLLTKEEAAQLVFNAWKPYRGVKMNGYTHTGALITWGWMDPAPAGQPRFREDLPVTRGDAAKMLGYLWKDKEQLELGEKWAEEFERSLNISNGQISGIVPKGDKNFTIRVSFVTMENGRLGYLNGESFKVNLQKVNATMVLSIRSNFDSSDAGIFHYQTQTLKRDIKSKQFSLTK, encoded by the coding sequence ATGAAGATGCTTTGGAAAGGTTTGGGGACAAGCTTCATGATGGTGGGAATCACAATTGGACAATCGTTATGGGGAGGTACCTGGTCGGTCTATCCGGCTGCGGCAGCCCAGCCTTTGCAAACCATGACCGATTATGCCACTCATCCCGCCAAGGATGCAATTCTCCTAGGCTTGCAGAAGGGCTTCATCTGGAAATATCCCGACGGACGATTTTACCCGGACAAACAGATCGTTCAATCTCAATTCGTAGCGAGTCTCGTAGCGATCCGCGGGATCAAAGAGACTGCGCCCGTGCCAGAGCTGCCTGCCGGGCATTGGGCCAAGGGAACCTATGAGAGAGCTCAAAAGGCTGGAATTCTGACCAATATCAAGATCGATCCCAATAAACTGTTGACCAAGGAAGAAGCGGCTCAGCTCGTCTTCAACGCATGGAAACCGTATCGCGGCGTCAAAATGAACGGCTACACGCACACCGGCGCGCTGATCACATGGGGATGGATGGACCCAGCCCCGGCCGGCCAGCCAAGATTCCGGGAAGATTTGCCGGTAACGCGGGGGGATGCGGCGAAGATGCTGGGGTATCTTTGGAAGGATAAGGAGCAGTTGGAGTTGGGGGAGAAGTGGGCGGAGGAGTTTGAGAGGAGTTTAAATATATCCAATGGTCAAATCAGTGGTATTGTGCCAAAAGGAGATAAAAATTTTACGATTCGGGTTAGTTTTGTCACTATGGAGAATGGTAGATTGGGGTATTTAAATGGGGAGTCGTTTAAAGTTAATCTGCAAAAGGTAAATGCAACAATGGTTCTCTCAATTAGAAGTAACTTTGATTCATCTGACGCAGGAATATTTCATTATCAAACCCAAACTTTAAAAAGAGATATAAAAAGTAAGCAATTTTCTCTAACAAAATAA
- a CDS encoding thioredoxin family protein: MEKGGWLGVFGMRAKWLWMTAVGSLLITVLTAWGWAAASSQDSKIVYVFSDSCGYCQTFRPTLETVLQEYPQTSVERLDIREERDLKEALRLGAEATPTIFVVRDGTVMDKLEGDVPEAVLRSFFQKNLDYPLSGNGTNR; the protein is encoded by the coding sequence ATGGAAAAGGGAGGATGGTTGGGCGTGTTTGGGATGCGAGCAAAATGGCTGTGGATGACAGCTGTGGGTAGTCTGTTGATAACGGTGTTAACGGCGTGGGGGTGGGCGGCAGCCAGCTCTCAAGACTCGAAGATTGTGTATGTATTTAGTGATTCCTGTGGATATTGCCAGACGTTTCGGCCGACCTTGGAGACTGTTCTGCAGGAATATCCACAGACCAGTGTGGAGCGTCTGGATATCAGAGAGGAACGGGATTTGAAGGAGGCACTGCGATTGGGAGCGGAAGCGACACCGACTATTTTCGTAGTGAGGGATGGAACCGTGATGGACAAGCTGGAAGGAGACGTGCCTGAGGCTGTACTTCGAAGCTTTTTTCAAAAAAATCTTGATTATCCTCTTTCTGGAAATGGAACAAATAGGTAA